GCTTTGTAATACTAATCTCCGTTGTTGTTTATATTAATACTTGAATTTCCTTTTCCTTTTGTTGTAATAAAAATAATTGTATAATAAACTTCAAAGTTAGAATGTTTTCTACAACAAAAATGATCACAGATGAAATTCATACTCGATTTTTAGTGGTATCGGGTTGCTTTTTGACTTTATTTGGGGAACCTGGAAAGTGCCACCATTATCGAAAAGACAGTCTATGCGATTAAGATGTAGTGGGTGTATAATCAGTACTCAAATGCACTAATCCTGAGCTAAAGCCTAATTTGGCTATGTCTGAAATCTGACGTAAAACCCAAGGACGGTTAATGTTAATTACAAAGTCAAAAAGTTCGTTTGTCTTGTTTCCATTTTACCATACAGCTTAGCTTATATCAATTCAATGCCTTTGATTACATTGTCTAATTACGTTTATTTTACCACCAACCCTGCCCTTTTCCTTCTAATCAAACTGATTACCGACCACATCATTTCAATTTGAAGCCTTGAGTACAGACAAATAGACAACCACCGAACAAGGCAATAACTATATAAAGTTTTCAAAAGGTCCCACGTGTACTTTTATTCCTATATTAGTAGTTTGCTGGTTAATGTAAGGGTGCTGCTAATTGGCACAACTCAAAATGACACAATTTGGCACAATCCACTTAAAAAGATCTAATTATCCTTAATGAATATTTGGCTCtaaatacttttttatttttttccctcCAAGACTAAGTCATAATTACACTTAGGCATGCTCAATTTTTCCATTTTTCAAACACCTCGAGAAGATGAGCAATCTCGTTTTTATAAATTTATACGTTATACATTTACATTATACATTTATACGTTATACTttgccttttttattttattttataattggGTATACCATTTAAACAATCGAAAAATCCCTAATTACATACAACAGGTgcctcttttttattttattttatcttcCACAACAGTTGCCTCTTACTATTTTCTCTTCTTCCTTTGCCgaaatcacaaacataaaatGGACCCAAACATTTTCAATGTTGATAATAACAACAGTGAAAACGTTGATTACAACAGTGAAACTGATGATTACAACGGTGAAAATGTCATTAACAACATTGAAACGGTGATATAAGGGCAACCTTGAATAATGTTTTAGGGATCGCAGGTAATGACAGTTTGCTCTCTAATGTtggagaagatgaagatgaagattcaGAGGATTTCAATGGTGGTGGTCCAGACACATACTTTGACAGCGAGGATGAAGGGCTCAACTTGGTCCGCGTAAAGGAAGAGGTAAATACTCCTGATCACTTTGAGGAATACGAAGAGGATCCTTTGACGGATGaatatgaacatgagcatgatGTGACAGATGAAGATGAAGCTAGAGGAGGAATGAACGAGGAGAGATTTACACATGAACAATTTTTACAAGGTCCTATTGAAGGGATGACATTTGGAAGTAAAGATTCAATGTTTTCATTTTACAGAGAGCACGCCAGATTGAAAGGGTTTGGTGTGGTGAAAAAAACAGCGTTAAAAAAACGTTGTGATTTTGTTAATTATGTTGTCTATGCTTGTGATAGGTCAAGGAAAGGACAACAAAAGAAATCGAGCAAAAGGATTGAATGTAAAGCTCGTGTTAATGCTGTTGTGATGGTTGATGGATCATCATGGCGTGTCACTAGGGTTGAAAGTGAGTATAATCATGTGTTGGATGCTAGACTATCACGATTTATGCCCTCACACAGGGAAATGAGCAGGAGTTTGAAGAGGCAGCTTGTTGCTCACGACATTGCATGTTTGAGACCTTCAAAGAGCATAAGactcttggaagttgaagctgGTGGTCCTGAGAATTTGGGATGTACCCCCAAGGACTGCAGAAATTACATTTTGCGGAAGAGGAGGTTGAGAACCTTGTCCACTGATGCAGAAGCAATAAACAGATTTTTTTTTGACATGCAGATTAAGGATAGGGAGTTTTTCTATGCAGTAGACCACGATAATTCTGGCAGGCTACGTAACTGTGTATGGGTTCGTACACATTCTAAGTATGCATATCTTGAATTTTGTGAAGTGATATATTTTGACACTACCTACCTTGTGAATCAATGGCGCATGCCGTTTGCTTCATTCATTGGTGTGAATCAACACCGGCAGTCCATACTTCTTGGATGTGCTTTGATTACAAACGAGGATGCTAACACTTATAAATATGTCTTCTCTACTTGTCTTAGAGCCATGAATGGTGTAGCTCCAACCACTATTATGACAGACCAATGCTAGAGTATTAAGGCAGCTATCAGAGTAGTGATGCCAGACGCAATCCAGATGTATTGTATTTGGCACATTTTCACAAAGTTGCCTTTCAGGCTAAAGCGAGTTCATAATGCTAAAATCTCCAAGAGGGAATTTAAAGCAGTAATCTTTGATAGCATTACTATTGATGAATTTGTTGGAAAATAGGAGGCATTTATTCAAAAATATGAGTTACAAAACAGAAGATGGTTCTCTAATTTGTTTTTGGAAAGGGAGAAGTGGGTTCCTGTATACCTAAAGCACTATTTTTGGGCTGGTTTGCTGTCCACACAAAGGTGTGAgggtatgcatgctttctttgATGGCTATATCAGTGGTTCTAGCACACTAAAGCAGTTTGTTGAGCAATACGAGATAGCCTTGAGAGCAAAATTTGATAAAGAGTTAACTTCTAAATTTAATTCTAGGTATACAGAAGCAAAAGTTTTATCTGGATTCATGTGGGAGGAACAAATACAAACTCATTACACTCGTACAATATATGATCTTTTCATGGACCAGGTAGCGAAAAAGTATCACTGTGAAATGAGCAATCATGAAAATGCTGAAGTGGTGGAAGCTGTGGAGAAGTTCGACGTTGCAGATTATTCAATTAAGAATGATTTTCATGGCAATGTATTTGTGTTCTTGGTGGAATACAGAACAAACAGTGAATATTTGGAATGCAATTGCAAACACTTTGAATCTACTTATATTTTGTGTTGCCATATACTAGAAGTTATGTCAAGAAAGAGGATTGACATAATCCCTGATTGGTATATAATTAGAAGGTGGAGAAGAGATGTTGTTCGTCCACACTTGAGGAAATTCTTTTCGGGTGGCTACCCAACCATGACTGATGAGTTCAAAAGGTATCATATGTTGTTACCTTAGCTACTGTTGTGTACATATGCCAGGAATCACACCATAGCCGGAGTCGATCGAGTGAGGATAAACCTACCTACCTTGGGGAAGGGCCAGATCTTGATGTAGAAAAGAGCTCTCAAGCTGAGGCGGAGAAGAAAGCTTACGAAGAAATGGTTTGACGGGTCTGCGATGTTGCATTGGATAGTGAAGTGAAAATTAGAGACTTTAAAAATGTAATGCAAGCCAGACTGGCTGCCTATTTAGATTGGGATGATGATATGCTAGTGCCAGATGTTGGGGGAGATGATTCAGACGATGATAATTTCACATACATAAGAAACCCAAGAGAGACTCGTCCACGTGGAAGGCCACCAATTAATAGACGTAGAGGAGGATGTGAAAACGTCTTTAGGCGAGGGGGTGGGCCAGGGTATAGGGCTAGATGTGCACCTAATGCCAATGAAAATAATGAGAATTGAGGTGATCATGCTAATGCAGTTGATAATAATGGTGGTACAAGTAGAAGAAGAAGTGCACGAGGGAGTGCGAGAACTGGACCTAATGTCAATGGTGACAATGCCGGTGGAGGTGATAATAATGGTGGTACAAGTTCAACAAGACACTGCACGTGAGAGTGCAAACAAGAGGTGGAGGTGTAGGGGGTGGTAGAAGTGGCGGTAGTTATAATAGAAGTAGTGGTGGGGATGTTCAAACAGACCAACCAGTCGTTTAATTGAATTGGAAGTTTTattttgtgtttcaaaatagtgtAAATGTTAATGTACTGGATGATGCATTATTTGTTTGTTAGTATTGCAATTTTTTGTATGTATTGCGTAACAAAGAGAAGTTTGCTATTTTTGTTGACTTCAAACATGTGATTTAATCACAAAATTGAGAATGTTCTGCCTAACTTTTGACAAAATTAtccttaaaaaaaatagtttcaaaTTCTCCCATATTACTTGTTCAATAGAAATTATTATAAATCTGAGAAAACATAGTAAAATATCATTTTAAAATTCGGAAAAATTCAATTATTCTTTCTTAATGGGGGGAATCCAAAATTTTTGGGATTGAAAAACGTTTAGGAGGGAAAGGTGAAAAGGTGCCTTCTCACTCCAATTTACTACTCCTATTTAAGAACGTTTAGCCCCTTATTATTTACCCTAAACATTTTCAATACAAAGTAGTTTTGCAAAGCAAAAAATTTTGTTGATAAATGGCCGATTTCACTCAAGTTCATCCCAGTCACCGTCCCGACCCCCGTTTCAGAATAAGGCTGAGTAGATCTTATGCGACGTTGGATGATGTGGTACTCACATTttccattatttatttttttgttaaattACATTGTATTTataattcttattttttttacGGTGGTTGCCAACGGTTGTATCTCAATACATTCCACCTCGAGTCACTGCCACTAGGATTGTTCATCACAACGTCTTATGGACAGCCAAAATTGTACCCTGTGATCAAAGAAGGAGAATCCGGGATGGATGAAAAGAATTCGTTGAAGGGGCAAGTTTTGAAGAAGGAGATGTGCTGGATTTTGTGTTGTTTAGGAGCTCTGATGAATTTGTTAAATTTGTGGTTGTTAATGACGACCCATTGTTCGTAGCTTTTGTAAATGCATTACCAGACGTTTTGGTTTGAAACGTCTTTGAACTTTGTATGCTCTTAATTATGAATATCTAATTATATCAATATTTTATGAATTTGGATTTATAGAATGCAGTTTTaagttcttaaaagtttttgcaCCTGTGAAAAAACTTAAATTTGTAACAACTTTAAAAATAATGCCACTTAAATTTAAAAACAATGTCACTTAAATTCGTGAttattttaaatttaataaaaataaaataattaacctGGACTATTTAAATACCAATCATAATTTCAAGATTGTTGTTCTAATAGTGACTCAATATGGATGATTTTGCAAGTAATGTTAGACTTTCTTTAAGTATTTTTTTGTGTaccaaaccaacaaaaaaaaaagccttCAACAAGAACATAAAGACAGTAACAACATAATAATGTTAGACTTTCTTTAAGTATTTTTTGTGtatcaaaccaacaaaaaaaagCCTTCAACAAGAACACAAAGACAGTAACAACATAATAGATCCAAAATCTTACATTCCGCATGCCTTTTGCTATATTAACCAAATTACCATGTTTCAAAACAAAAACTAAGACATATAACAGAAGTAGGCCATCTCAACATTAAAACAACTTCTTTCAAAACATAGATTAAACGACTAAACCACCAACATGTTAGAGCAGAAAAACTATATCATCCATACTAAAGATCAATATTATTGACTTCTTCAATGTAAGCCCAAAACCCGTGCCTCAGCTCCTAAAGTTCATTCCCAAGATTCCTCACAATCTGCCTAAGTTCTTTCACTTCAGCCTTCAAAGCCGCAATCTCCCATACTGGATCTGGCACTGGATCATCCGAAGAACCTTGAGTAGTTGAACTTATGTTTTGGGAAGACATCTTTTTTCGGAAAGTTTTAGGAAAGTGAAAGTAGGTGATAGATTTTGCTTGTTAGGGTTTGGTATTTAATGGTGTAGAAGCATTTAATATGTTGGTTGATCTTCTCACCTGCCAAATTATTCTTTTTATTTGCCCAATACAAAATTTGATTACCGTGTgattttgaattttaaatttcAAATACTATTCTCTTAAGAAGCTTACCATGTACTCCTTTGTTTATCATAATCTAGTGTTTTTAAATAGTTTTTCTAATATAATGCAATTTAATAGTAACGTATAATATTGGCATGTTAATAGTAAGaatacaaaataataacaaaCCATAACAACTAAAAAAAGTAGTAACATACTTCTAATAATTAACTTATCTAATATAAAAGGACTAGGAATGTAAAAACAACATACCCTAACATAAAGGTACTGTAGTACTTCCATAACAAAAATTAACTTAACAATAAGCACCTAATACCCACTAAAACGGAGGGGGGAGTGGAGGGGGGAGTAACAACATCATCTACATTCAACTTAGCAAAACGGAATAAGGCTCTCAGCATCCTCTCCAATCTCTATCCAATTGCACTAAGGTGTCCCATGAATGTTGAGTGACGGTACCTAACCTCGTTCAACTGAGATTCTAAGGCATTTAAACGGTGGATGAACATCTCATTGGTAAGAGTGACCCGATTTTCCAGTGCATCTGAACGTCGGTTAATCAAAAAATCTGTGTCATCCAACTTACGCATGATTCTCGTAGTGCGGCGTAGTAGGTGTTCTATTTCTGCAAATAATAatacaaaaaattaattttttaccTAAGGTTGAATGTATGAAACCCTAGTCTAACTACTTTGTTGATGAAAATGAAAGAACTATACCTGGAGCTGATAGAGACTAGAGTATTGAAATGTATGTAAACAAAGAGAATAAGGAATGTCGTACAGTGTTTCTCTTCTTTAAATAGGCCAAACATGTCATTTCAACCGGATCAGTCGGCTGAATTGCATTTAATGGCTGGGACTTATTGCAATACACCCAATTCCcattatatattattattttatattataattttaattttatttaattcttGTAAAATTGAACACAAATTCATCATTAAATTGAAATTGTTCAGACCTTAAAATTCAAATAACAATTATACAATTCATCATAAAATTGAAATTGTTCAGATATTAAAATTCAAATAACAATTATACAAAGTTGTTCTTCTTTGTTGTGCTCACAGAAAATACATTTAAAAGGGGAATCTAATACAATTTATCGGGGAGGGACGAGCTTTGAGGCTCATTGTTAGGCTTGTTGATAGAAGGAAACATAGTTCTCTCCAGCCTAGTCGCAATAGTTTCCATGCGCATTATCATTATCTCATGTTTGTGGCACAACCCATCCACACGTCGACTTAACGTAGCAACTTCCACTCTCAATTCATGAATCTGACAAACTAGCGACTGAAGCGGATTGTTCATCGGATACACATGGACTTGGGGGCGAGTAGTGTTAGGGACATTCACTGTGTTACTCATCATTTTCACCtgtaaataatattaaaaaatgataaatatTAGGTGGATGTAAATGAAGAGTAGTAATGATACCTTTCAATATTTTGATTTGATGCCTTACAGAGATTTGGTTTCTGGATTGCTTGAGGTAAGATCTTGTATGTAGTAGGATTTTAATAGCAAATGATACAAGTGAacggttaaaaaaaaaattaagaacaaaGCACGCCTAGCCAATAGCAATTCGATACTTTCCTTGGTAAATGAAGAAGGGTCATTGGAAATCTGTTTTTTTCCCATATCAATGTGCGCTGATATACGTATAATCGTAATTATCACCATTCACTGccctttttttcattttccaccaataacactttttttttggtaatttcaTCATTAGATTTCCCTCTCAAAAGTtgtttttggatcaaattttttAGATTTCCCTCTCAAAAGTTGTTTTGGATCAAAAGGAAAAAACATAGAGGGAAAATTTCAATCTGAAAAATAAAATTCAAACAGAAAATTAATATTACTCCACTTAATGTAAATACTTAGATAATTTCTTCATCTACTTGCATTTGGAAAGTGTTTAATATGGAATTACCACATGTTGATTTTTAACGTTACCAATTATCTATGTGATCATTTATACTATAAGTTGATTGTTCTATTTTATTTACTTGATTTTGAGATaaaatatagaaaataaaaaataaatttgatgAGGTCCAACTTGATCCAATTGGACCACTAATGCTTGGTGGAATGAAGGTGTGACTCTAATTTTGGTTCAATTTGATCCAATAAAAGCAAGTCAACCCAAGAGTCaacaaaccctaaaccctgaattGAGACTAGAAGCACTTCAACATTGATATCCAACTTGATCCAATTGGACCGCCAATGCTTGGTGGAATGAAGGTGTGACTCTAATTTTGGTTCAATTTGATCCAACAAAAGCAAGTCAACACAAGAGTCAACAAACCCTAAAccttaaaccctaaaccctaaaccctgaattAAGACTAGAAGCACTTCAACATTGAGATCCAACTTGATCTACTTGGACCACCAATGCTTGGTGGAATGAAGGTGTGACTCTAATTATATCAAGATCAAGAGTTGTTGATCTTCAATTTGATCCAACATAATCAAGTCAACACAAAAGTCAACAAAATTGAATTGAGACTAGAAGCACTTCAACATTGAGATCCAACTTGATCCAATTGGACCACCAGTGCTTGGTGGAATGAAGGTGTGACTCTAATTATGTCAAGATCAAGAGTTGTTGATCTTCAATTTGATCCAACATAATCAAGTCAACACAAAAGTCAATAAAATTGAATTGAGACTAGAAGCACTTCAACATTGAGATCCAACTTGATCCAATTGGACCACCAATGCTTGGTGGAATGAAGGTGTTACTCTAATTATATCAAGATCAAGTGTTGTTGATCTTCAATTTGATCCAACATAATCAAGTCAACACAAAAGTCAACAATGAGATCCAACTTGATCCAATTGGACCACCAATGCTTGGTGGAATGAAGGTGTTGCTCTAATTATATCAAGATCAAGtgttgttgatcatcaatttGATCCAACATAAGCAAGTCAACACAAAATCCAACAAAAATTGAATTGAGATACAACTTGATCCAATTGAACCACTAATGAATAGTGGAATAAATTCACTATAACACAAAGTGTGTGGATTCCAAATTGATTCAATTATATGTTAAAGTAAAATAATTTTAGTCAATTAATTCAAAAATAATATGTTTCAGTAAAATAATTAATTTAGTCATATGTTACAATTTGTTAGTACATGATGTCATGACTCCAAATAAATCATTCATGATTTGGTCATAACAAACTTAATAAAGGTTGTAATTTATGAGTATATTAAACTGTTGAGATTTCATATTAaccaacttcaaaaaaaaaaaattagactgtAACAAAAACCAGGGATAAAAATGAgcatttttcttttaattttttattttaccaaACGGTGCCTTTCTCTAATTCACAACAACTATATAAATGACATTCTTCCAACAAGATCACTCATTTCTAACTTTTCGAGTAAAGTGCCTTTTAGAAGATACATACCAAGGTATTCTAACAGTtcatcttccatttttttttgtcGATTAATAAACTTTATAAATTGCTTTCTTCTGTTAGTTAATCTTTTCTACTTGTTGTTTTTGCAGAAAAATGTCTGACGAAGCACAGTGGCCTACATCAAGCATTTACGAAAACATCCTCAGGCCACCCAAATCTGTTCATGAGCGTCTTGTAGACGTTCATTTTCTGTTGGTAGACATGATGCAGAAACTAGACAAGATGATGGAGGAGATTGCTGAGTTGAAAAGAAACCAGGAGAAAATGGAGATGATGAGCAAGGCTACATGCGGAGGCGTTGGCCTCGAAGTTAATGAGATCTTGCCCCCCTCACCCAACCGTTTTCTTAATTTTAGGAATGATTAGGGTTTATtgttgcccccccccccccccccaccctgcATGTCAATGTTTAGGTAGGGTTAGTATGTATTGGGGGTTTGATTTTGTTATTTTGGTTTCGATCGGAGGGGGATGATTTgtctatgtaatttttttttggggggggagggggggttaattaattttattatatataaaaactTATGTCTTATTATGCCTAAATTTATGTTGTgctaaatattattttttgagTACTATTTGTTAAATACAACTATCACGAAAGTTACAAATATAAAGTGTAAAATAAAATACAAGATATTTTAGATTCTTTAATCGGATTAATACTCTTATTTAAGTTAATGGAATATGTAATTTCACATATTATATCAGCAGAGCCAAATGAACCTTTCAGTTTCCCTCTAAAGGAAATAACGTGTACAATTAAATTTGCGAGTCAAgggaataaaaaaaaatattcaaactGAAAATTTATTATTACTCAACTTAATgataaaatattcaaattgaaAATTTATTACTCAACTTAATGATAAAATATTCAAACTGAAAATTTATTATTACTCGGCTTAATGTAATACTTTGATAATTTCTTCATCTACTTGCATTTGTAAATTGTTTATTATTAATGGAATCAATTACATCGACAATAAATATGGAAATATATGAACGGTTACGTTaacaataaatatggatatttatCACACATATTTGAAGACTATTCAACTATACAACCCTTTATTTCCAACTTTTCATTTACATCGTTCCAGAATATATGAACGGTTACATTAACAATAAATATGTTCAtcactctttttcttttctttttttcagaCTAAAAAACAGTTTAactttctttctccttcttacaATTAATCCCTATACTATTTATTCTTTGTGCAAAAATGGGTGACAAGCGGCAGTTTGGTGGACATAGCAAGTATACAATCCTCATCAATCCGCCCAAGAACATGACTGAGCGTCTTATGGACATTCATTTTCTTTTGATGGAAATGGCTGAGAAACTAGACAAGATTATGGACGACCAACCTGAGTTGAAAGTGAGGACGGAGAAGTTGGAGGCGATGGCCATGGCTACAGTCGGAGGCGTTGGCTTAGAACTTGATGAAGTCTTACCCCCCCTCACCCCCACCTTTTCCTAAGGCTATGTGAATCTTTTGCCAGGGTTAGTATAAGTATGTTTGgggattgatgttgttgttttggtttgtATTGGGATATTAAATataaaattatgaaaattttAGTTTGTTCGCCAAAAATTACTCAGATATGGATTTTATTTGAACCATCATTTGAACTTATAACTTACACTGATAGAGATAACCTTATTATTATAAGAACTTATTTCTTATGACTTACAGTGATGTGTATAATtagagaaagttgtataaacgtcCTATGAATTTATTTTTTAGACTTACACTGATAGTATGTGATTAATTAAAGAACGttatataaacaaaaaaaaaattgaatttcgtACGACTATTCGTTTACAATTTTGACAAATTTCCAAGAAGGATAATAATGTTGACAACACAGCATACAAGATGCcctcttgtttatttccaataTCCACCTCTTAAATTGGCCAATGAGAGTTTAACTAATGAAATGGGTAACCAAATCTAATTGGTGAAGGGTTTAGGCGTGGGTGGGTTTGGTCACCCAAGGTAAGAAAGTAATTATATCAACTAATGCATGATCACTATATAATCACTAGATGGGTTGCATGCAAAAACTACGCTAAATACGTACTAAGCTATCAGTAACCTAAAAAAGTGGAGAGAACACCTAAGAGAAGAAGAGTAAGTTTAGGATTATGTGCATCTCCGGATGTCATAGAGAAGTTGTACCATACCAAAAAAGAAAACTACAAAACCATGGAGGATGAACTAACTGAGCGAATACACAGGCTAATC
The nucleotide sequence above comes from Lycium barbarum isolate Lr01 chromosome 3, ASM1917538v2, whole genome shotgun sequence. Encoded proteins:
- the LOC132631214 gene encoding protein FAR1-RELATED SEQUENCE 5-like, producing the protein MDPNIFNVDNNNSENVDYNSETDDYNGIAGNDSLLSNVGEDEDEDSEDFNGGGPDTYFDSEDEGLNLVRVKEEVNTPDHFEEYEEDPLTDEYEHEHDVTDEDEARGGMNEERFTHEQFLQGPIEGMTFGSKDSMFSFYREHARLKGFGVVKKTALKKRCDFVNYVVYACDRSRKGQQKKSSKRIECKARVNAVVMVDGSSWRVTRVESEYNHVLDARLSRFMPSHREMSRSLKRQLVAHDIACLRPSKSIRLLEVEAGGPENLGCTPKDCRNYILRKRRLRTLSTDAEAINRFFFDMQIKDREFFYAVDHDNSGRLRNCVWVRTHSKYAYLEFCEVIYFDTTYLVNQWRMPFASFIGVNQHRQSILLGCALITNEDANTYKYVFSTCLRAMNGEAFIQKYELQNRRWFSNLFLEREKWVPVYLKHYFWAGLLSTQRCEGMHAFFDGYISGSSTLKQFVEQYEIALRAKFDKELTSKFNSRYTEAKVLSGFMWEEQIQTHYTRTIYDLFMDQVAKKYHCEMSNHENAEVVEAVEKFDVADYSIKNDFHGNVFVFLVEYRTNSEYLECNCKHFESTYILCCHILEVMSRKRIDIIPDWYIIRRWRRDVVRPHLRKFFSGGYPTMTDEFKSEVKIRDFKNVMQARLAAYLDWDDDMLVPDVGGDDSDDDNFTYIRNPRETRPRGRPPINRRRGGCENVFRRGGGPGYRARCAPNANENNEN